CGTTTGGAACTCATCATATAGATGGTATCTTTCTCGCTTATGGTCCGGGAGTTAAGAGGGGTCACAAAATAGAAAACGCAAAAATCTATGACATTACCCCAACTATACTCCACATTTTCGGCCTGCCGATTCCAAATGACATGGATGGGAGGATTTTAGTGGAAATTTTTGAAGAGGGTTCAGAATTTGTGAAAAGGAAACCAAAATACGTTGATCCGAGCTATTACGAGAAAAAAGATGATGAAAATCTTAAGAGGGCGATTAAAAGCCTTAAACTGAAAGGAAAAATTTAGACAGGTTTTCTAAGATCTGTTTCATACTAATATCACCCTAATTTTTCCCTTCCGGCCAAGAGCACCTTCATACCAACCCCTAAGCTCAATCCCCCCTCTGTATCTTCGCATGCCCCCCGACCAAACTCTTCTTTAACTCCAGATTCCTTATTTCACATTTTTCATCGATTATTGAACGCCATATGGTTGAACCCTTTATCACCGTGGTATTGAATATGATGGAGTCACTCACGTCAGAGTTCTCAATTACACAGTTCTCCCCGATGTAAGCATAGGGCCCAACTATTGACCGCCCAAGGATCTTAGCACCCTTTTTAATCACCACCGGCGGGATTATCTTGGAGTAAGGGCTTATCTGAATCTCCTCAATTTTGCTCTCCTTAAGCAGGGTCTTCATGGCCCCGAGGTAGCTATCGGCCGAGCCGATGTCGTACCAGTAATCATCGAACCTGTATGCGTGGATCTCAACACCCTTCTTCAACAACCACTCTATGAAATAACCCGGGGAATCCCTGTTACCATTCTCGAGGTACTCCTCAACTTTCCCCATCACATCCCCCGGAAAGGCATAAACTCCCGTGCTTATTAAGGTGGATTTTGGTTGCAGGGGTTTCTCCTGTAAATCAATGACCCTATCTCCCTCAAGGAGCACGACACCGTAGCGCTTTGCGAGCTCAAAGTCGCCGACGTCATAGACGGCTATCAAAGGCTTTCCGGTGTAACGCCTCAAAAAGTCCTGCAGGGAAAAGGAGAACAGGTTGTCCCCGGCAACTATTAGG
The window above is part of the Thermococcus sp. P6 genome. Proteins encoded here:
- a CDS encoding sugar phosphate nucleotidyltransferase produces the protein MKVLIMAGGYATRLWPITKARPKPLLPVGDRYIIDYILEKTRDLGLEVYVSTNKFFEKHFRDWAEKNNAELIVEETMSEEEKLGTMGAIKYAVSELGVDDYLIVAGDNLFSFSLQDFLRRYTGKPLIAVYDVGDFELAKRYGVVLLEGDRVIDLQEKPLQPKSTLISTGVYAFPGDVMGKVEEYLENGNRDSPGYFIEWLLKKGVEIHAYRFDDYWYDIGSADSYLGAMKTLLKESKIEEIQISPYSKIIPPVVIKKGAKILGRSIVGPYAYIGENCVIENSDVSDSIIFNTTVIKGSTIWRSIIDEKCEIRNLELKKSLVGGHAKIQRGD